The sequence AGATCCTGGGACCGCAGATCGTATCCAACGGCAATGTCGCAATCGCGCTTGGCATCATGGCCTCCGGGATGGATGTGTGTGCGATGTATCCAATAACCCCGGCTACGTCGGCGTCTCACCACCTGAGTGAGATCTTTGAAAATGTGGGCGGCGTAGTACATCAGGCTGAAGATGAGATCGCCGCCTGCGGCTTCGCGATCGGCGCGTCATACGCCGGCAAATGTGCCGTTACCATTACATCCGGTCCGGGCATAGCGCTCAAGACCGAATTGCTAGGGCTCGCCGTAATGGCCGAGATTCCGCTGGTAGTCGTAAACGTCCAACGCGGCGGACCGAGCACGGGACTGCCGACAAAGGTCGAACAGGGAGACCTGCTCGCCGCATTATTCAGCACGCACGGCGACGCCCCGAAAGTCGTGATGGCTCCTGCTACGATTGAGGATTGTTTCTATTCAATCCTGACCGCCCGAAAGATTGCAGAAACGTTCCGAATGCCGGTTCTGGTCCTATCAGACGCGAACCTGGCCACTGGCCAGCAACCCTTCCCGAGACCTGAGTTCAGCCGGGACTGGCTCGCACCTCCGATCGACCAGAGCGCATTGCCCGAGGGTACGCCTCCGTATGACTGGGATGAGACGACCGGACTTTCGCGCCGGATTATTCCTGGTCAACCCGGCGGCATGTTCACGCTGACCGGACTGGCCCACAATCGCATGGGCAAGGTCGCGTACAACCGTGGCGCCAATCAGGAAGGCGCCCGAAGCAGAAGCCTGAAGCTGGCGGCCTTCCAGAAGACCTTGAAGACGCCTGAGACATTCGGCGACGAGGAAGGTGACGTGCTGGTTGTTGGCTGGGGCAGTACTCAAGGTGCAATCCACGAGGCAGTATCGCGCCTCCGAAAGGACGGTGCCAGCGTGTCATCGCTCCACATCAAGTTCTTGCAACCGATGGCCTCCGGCATCGGTGAGATCCTGAAACGGTTCAAGAAGGTGATTGCTGTCGAAATCAACTACTCCGACAGCCTTGAAGACGAACTGATAGATAGCGACAATCGCAGATATTCCAATCTTGCGTTCCTCCTCAGGGCACGGTATCTCGTTGACGTAGACTCCTGGTCGAACGTACACGGCGAACCGCTGCAGCCCGGTCGCATCGAAGCTATGCTCCGCCAACTAGTCGAGGCCCAATAGGGACCCACTGCCGATGTTTGGCCTGAACACCTTGAGCTCGATCGAGATCGACGAGCCGCAGTACAACCTTTCGGACTATCAGAGCGCCGTCCCGCGCTGGTGTCCGGGCTGTGGCGACAACGCCATACTTACCGCCGTGCAGCGTCTCTGTCGTGACGAACAACTGCCACCGGAGAAGACCGTGTTCGTCTCGGGCATCGGCTGCTCCAGTCGCTTCCCGCACCACATGGGCACGTACGGATTCCACGGACTCCACGGGCGCGCACTTCCGATCGCCGAAGGCGTCAAGATCCGACGACCGGACCTGAATGTCTTCGTGAACATGGGAGACGGCGACTGCTGCAGCATCGGCACCGCCCACTGGATCCATGCGATCCGGTACAATATGAATCTCGTCGTTCTCGTTCACGACAACCAGATTTACGGGATGACGAAGAAGCAGGCCTCGCCAACGTCACCCAAAGGCCTGAAGACGAATACGACACCGCACGGCTCATACACCGAACCTCTCAACATTCTGAGCACGACGCTCGGTGTCGGTAACGTTTCGTTTGTCGCCAACGCCGTCGAATGGATCCCGGACCTGCTTTACCAGATCATTCAACAGGCGTTTCATCACAGAGGATTGTCGTTTGTGCGAATCGCACAGCGGTGTCCGCACTTCATGCCTGGCTTCTTCGACGGATTCATGACGGACCCGAACAGGTGTCTGCTGCTCGAACATGAGAACGGCCTCCAGGTGCCAGAAAACCTTACGAAGGTCTATCAAAAGCGAGTGGATCACGACCCGTCCGACATCAACAGAGCTCGTGAAGTTGCTGCTATGTCGGAAGCGGAGCCCATCGGGATTCTGTATCGGAACGATCGAGTCGAGTGTTATGAGGATTCTCGTCGACCTCGAAAGGCGTTCTCGGTCGAGGCCAGAAGAGAGGCTATCAATCTTGAGTTGGACAAGTTTGCCGTCCACGTAGGCAGTCGAAACGGCCAGAACCTTGAGCAAGACGCTTCACACAGCGCAAACGGTGAGAGCGGCAGCTGACACCGCTGATCCCAACACACAGGCAGCAGATCAACTAGGTGCCATCATTAAGATGGTATCCAGGTGCTGCGATGCGTTTATCGCCAGTGAACCGGTAGCCGAAACTGCAACCGCGCTCTGGAGCGAGATTGTCTTCGACACGCCGGGGCGCAATGTCGGAATCCCGATCCCGCCCGTCACCGCGACCGACCATTCCGCCGCCCTGAACGAAGCGCGAGTACTCGCTGCGGATGGCCTGCGCGTCGCAGTGATGGGAGCCGGAGTCGCTACCGGCGCAGCTCCCGACCTGGGACCGTTCGTCAGCTATGTGGTCGACCATCATGATGGCGACGCATCGATCGCGGAGCTCGAGTTCATCGCGCGTTCTCCGCAGCAAGCCGTTGACCTGGGCATCATTGCGCACATGGCTGCTGAACTCTCCCTCTGCCCTGTTACGGTTCGGCTCGCCATCGAGGACGGCATCGCTCGGTTTGACACGATTAACATCCCTGACGCTGCGCTGCTGAGCCATCTGCTCGGCACACCGTCTGACGAAATCGACAGTCCGAACGCGTACCAGAAAACGGCGTTTGGA comes from Rhodothermales bacterium and encodes:
- a CDS encoding 2-oxoacid:acceptor oxidoreductase subunit alpha, translating into MSPSTTDSSEQIGAVRSDSPSRNSAAGKPADGRAAKEIITLDQHVVEIVSDAGEGAQKAGQAFGTISAKMGNGIWTVEIIPAEIQPPPRNAAGASGIRIRVGSSPITNSGDAADVVVAFNEMVLTGRLESGALKPGCIVLIEDKWREHADPEIAASYVQVYDRMIKEGLRVYEVPMEVVTLQHVDNPMRGKNMFVLGMLSYLYDRELELGREQIRFVFGRKGKKIVDNNVALLEAGYEWGQENLDFQFRIPSAKILGPQIVSNGNVAIALGIMASGMDVCAMYPITPATSASHHLSEIFENVGGVVHQAEDEIAACGFAIGASYAGKCAVTITSGPGIALKTELLGLAVMAEIPLVVVNVQRGGPSTGLPTKVEQGDLLAALFSTHGDAPKVVMAPATIEDCFYSILTARKIAETFRMPVLVLSDANLATGQQPFPRPEFSRDWLAPPIDQSALPEGTPPYDWDETTGLSRRIIPGQPGGMFTLTGLAHNRMGKVAYNRGANQEGARSRSLKLAAFQKTLKTPETFGDEEGDVLVVGWGSTQGAIHEAVSRLRKDGASVSSLHIKFLQPMASGIGEILKRFKKVIAVEINYSDSLEDELIDSDNRRYSNLAFLLRARYLVDVDSWSNVHGEPLQPGRIEAMLRQLVEAQ
- a CDS encoding 2-oxoglutarate oxidoreductase; amino-acid sequence: MFGLNTLSSIEIDEPQYNLSDYQSAVPRWCPGCGDNAILTAVQRLCRDEQLPPEKTVFVSGIGCSSRFPHHMGTYGFHGLHGRALPIAEGVKIRRPDLNVFVNMGDGDCCSIGTAHWIHAIRYNMNLVVLVHDNQIYGMTKKQASPTSPKGLKTNTTPHGSYTEPLNILSTTLGVGNVSFVANAVEWIPDLLYQIIQQAFHHRGLSFVRIAQRCPHFMPGFFDGFMTDPNRCLLLEHENGLQVPENLTKVYQKRVDHDPSDINRAREVAAMSEAEPIGILYRNDRVECYEDSRRPRKAFSVEARREAINLELDKFAVHVGSRNGQNLEQDASHSANGESGS